AGCACCCCAGCCGTCGGCTTGCCGCGCGAACCGTCCGCCAGGTAGCCGGTGAAGCTCTTGCCGCCGAACTCGTAGACGATCGCCTGCATGTCCATGTCATCCCTCCGACGGTCCCGGCCGCCCGAATTGCACCGGACGGCGGCCTCGGCTGTCAAGCTTGGGGTTGCATCCCGGACCAGGCCCGGTTTCGCTAGCCTCGCCCAGACAGGAGCCCCCCGATGCTCTACGCCATCCTCTGCTACAACTCCGAACAGATCGTCGGCTCCTGGACCCAGGAGCAGGACGACGCCGTCATGGCGCGCCTGCAGGTGGTCCACGAAGCCCTTGACGGCAAGCTCGGCCCCGCGATCCGGCTGAACCCGACCAAGGCCGCCACCACACTGATGAAGAACGAGGAGCCGCACTACGTGATCGACGGCCCCTATGCCGAGACCAAGGAGGCCCTGCTGGGCTTCTACATCCTCGACGTCGCCGACAAGGAGGAGGCCCTGGACGCCGCGCGCCAGCTAGCGGTCGCCAACCCCGGCGGCGCCTACGAGATCCGGCCGATCATGCTCTACATTCCAGGGATGGCCCTGCCCGAGACCTGAGCGCCCGCGAAAATCGTAAGGGGGCTGTCGGCATCCGGGCCCCTGAAACGTCCTTGGTCTGACGACGCCAAGCATGGCGACGCGACCCATCGATGGGACAGGAGAGACGATCTATGACCATGAGCGACACGATGACCCCCAAACTCTGGCGCTGGATCGGCTGGGTGCTGACGGGCCTCTTCACAGCCTTCATGATCTTCGACACCTCGATCAAGCTGCTGGATCTGGAGATCGTGCGCGAGTCCCTGGTCGGCCTGGGCTATCCGGCCCATCTAGGCCGCGGCATCGGGGTCATCGAGCTGGTCTGCCTGGTGTTCTTCCTCGTTCCCCGCACCTCGCTGCTGGGCGCGATCCTGATGATGTCAGTCCTGGGCGGCGGCATCACCAGCCAAATGCGCCTGGAGGCGCCGCTGTTCAGCCATGTCCTGTTCGGGGTCTATCTGGGCCTGCTGATGTGGGGCGGCCTGTTCCTGCGCGACTCGCGATTGCGCGGCCTCTTCCCGATCCGGCGGTAGTCGGCGGGCTCGGTCTGGAACTCCGGGCGATCGCCTGCTAGACGGACCTCCGTCGCCGAAACGACGCGCGGGCGTGGTGGAACTGGTAGACGCGCCGGACTCAAAATCCGGTTCCGAAAGGAGTGTCGGTTCGAGCCCGACCGCCCGCACCATCAGCACTGGGTCGACCCCGACATGCCCGAAGTCGCCGTCCAGTCCCTGCTGAAGACGCCGACCGTCTCGGTCCGCGACATCTGTTGCCAGGGCCGTTGCAGGCGCCGGAGCGCCGAGGAGAGCGCGAGCGCCACCGAGCTGGTGTTCCCCTATCGCGGCGTCTATGCGCGGCACGTCGGCGCCGACCAGGCCATCGCCGAGGCCAACCAGGTGCTGTTCTTCAACGCCGGCGAGGGCTACCGGGTCAGCCATCCGGTCGCGGGCGGGGACGCCTGCCTGTCGTTGGCCATCGACGAACCGCTGCTGCGCGAACTGGCCCCCAAGGCCCTGCTACGGGACGGGGCGGCCGTGGCGTTCCGCCGCCAGCGCCTTCGCATCGACCCGCGGGCCCAGGAGCTGATCGCCCTGCTGCGGCACGGCCTGCGCCAAGGTTCGGCCGAGCCGCTGGAAGCCGAGAGCCTGGCGCTCACCCTCGTGCAGCGCGCCCTGGGTCCGCGCACCACCCACGCTGCCGGGGCCAGCCCCGGGCGGCAGAAGCTCGCCGATCGGGTCAAGCTGGTGTTGGCCAGCGATCCCGCGCGCCGCTGGACCCTGGCCGACATCGCGGCCGAGGTGGGCGGGTCTCCGGTCTACCTCACCCAGGTCTTCCAGCAGGTCGAGGGCCTGCCGCTCTATCGCTACCAGATGCGCCTGCGGCTGGCGCGGGCGCTGAACCTGCTGCCGCAGTACGACGACCTGACAGCGCTGGGCCTCGACCTCGGCTTCTCCAGCCACAGCCATTTCAGCGCCGCGTTCCGGGAGACCTACGGGCGTTCGCCCTCGGCGTTCCGGCGGGCGGCGCTGCGTCGCGTCACGCCAGGCGGCTAAGGCGGCCTTGCCCTGGCGTGAACCTTGTGGCCGCCGCCCTGGGCGCTAGGGTGGCCCTTGAACGCGGCCGACCTGGCCGCCGCACGATCAAGGGGACCGACATGGCGGATTTCGGAGGCGAGCCGAACCTTGAGGCCTTCCGCGCCGAGGCCCGCGGGTGGCTGGAAGCCAACTTCCCACCCACCCTGGCGGGCAAGGGCGTCCTGGCCTCGGCCGAGATCTCGGCGCCCAATCCCGACCTCGCCGCCTGGCGCAAGGCCGTCGGCGCCAAGGGCTGGGGAACGCCGACCTGGCCGACCCAGTACGGCGGCGGCGGACTCTCGCCCCAGGAAGCCAAGGTGCTGGCCCAGGAGATGGCCAAGCTGGGCGCCTTCAATCCGCTGATGTTCGGCATGGGCGTGACCATGATCGGCCCGACCATCATGGACTACGGGACCGAGGCCCAGAAGGCGAAGCACATCCCGCCCATCGTCCGCGGCGAGGTGCAGTGGTGCGTCGGCTATTCCGAGCCCAACGCCGGCTCCGACCTGGCCTCCCTGCAAATGCGGTGCGAGGACGCCGGCGATCATTGGGTCATCAACGGCCAAAAGACGTGGACGTCGGGCGCCCAGTACTCCGACTGGTGCGGGGCCCTGGTGCGCACCGACTTCGCGGCCAAGAAGCATGACGGCATCAGCTTCATGCTGATCGACATGCACCAGCCGGCCATCGACCCGCGACCCATCGCGCTCATCGCCGGGGCCTCGCCGTTCTGCGAGACCTTCTTCACCGACGCCCGGGCCGAGAAGGACGGCCTGCTCGGCGAGCTCAACCACGGCTGGACAGTCGGCAAGCGGCTGCTGCAGCACGAGCGCGCCAGCCAGACGGGGGCGTCAGGAGGAGGCCGGGCCACGCCGCTGCAGGACATCGCCAAGCGCTATGTGGGAGTCGACGACCAGGGCCGGCTGGCCGACAGCGACCTGCGCACCCGGCTGACCCAGCACCTGATGGACGCCAAGATGCACGGCCTGACCCTGGCGCGGATCGTCGCGGAGTCGAAGGGCGCCTCGGGCGCGAACACCACGGCATCCATCCTGAAGAACTCCGCCACCAATGTGGCCCAGACGCGGGCCGAACTCAGCCTGGAGATCTTCGGGCACCAGGGCCTGGGCTGGGAGGGCGAGACCTTCAGCCAGGAAGAGATCGAGACCGTGCGCGGCTGGCTGGGCGGCAAGGCCATGTCGATCTATGGCGGCTCGCTCGAGATCCAGAACAATATCATCTCCAAGCGCATCCTGGGCCTTCCGGACAACACCCAGTCGAGCTGAGTCGGGCCGCCGCGCGGATATCCGAGAACGCCCGGGCCTCCTGAGCCCGGACCATTGGCCGCAAGTCGTTTCTAAAGCGGAGGCTCGACGGCGCGCATCGTGAATGATAATCGTTCGCAATTGAGGCGCGTAAGGACCTCGCGATGAACGATCTATCGGTGCAGGCGGATTTGGCCGCGAATTCCGCGGCGGGCCTTGTCGTGCGCCTGAGCTCGCTCGAGGTCGGCGCGACCGGGGTCATCGTCGACGTCCGCGCCGAGAGCGCGCCCCTGGCCCACGGCGTCGACGTTCACGAGCTGCAGCGCCGCCTCCTGGAGTTCGGCTTCGTGGAGGGCGCCCGCATCGAGGTGCTGCACGAGGGCGCCATTCGCCACGACCCGATCGCCGTCCGGGTGGACGACACCCGCGTCGCCCTGCGTCGCCGCGACGCCGAGGACGTGTTCATCCTGCTCGACACGCCGCAGAAATGACCCAGACCGCCACGCTCGCGTCCGCCAGGGTCGCCCTGGTCGGCAATCCCAATTCCGGCAAGACGGCGCTGTTTAACGCGCTCACCGGCGCCCGCCAGAAGGTCGCCAACTACGCCGGGGTCACGGTCGAGCGGAAGGAGGGCGTGGTCACGACGCCCGCCGGCCGCAGCCTGCACATCCTGGACCTGCCCGGCACCTATTCCCTGCGCGCCCGCAGCCCCGACGAAGTGGTCACCCGCGACGCGGTCCTCGGCCGGCTGGAGGGCGAGGTTCCGCCCGACGTGGTGGTCTGCGTGGCCGACGCCACCAACCTGCGCCTGGTGTTGCGCCTGGCCCTGGAGCTCAAGGCCGTCGGCCGGCCGATGGTGCTGGCCCTCAACATGTACGACATCGCCCAGCGCCAGGGCCTGCGGATCGACCTGGAGGGCCTGTCGCGCGAGATCGGCGCCCCCATCGTCACCACCGTGGCCACCCGCAAGCGCGGCATCGACGACCTGATCGCCCAGGTCGACGCCCTGGCCGCCAGCGGCGCCCTACCCGGCGAGAACACCTGGCGCGAACCCGACGCGGCCGAGATCCGCCGCGCCCATGCCGAGGCCCAGCGGATTGTGCGCACCTATGTCCGCCCGCCCGAACATCCCGACACCTGGACCGGCCGCGTGGACGCGGTCCTGCTGCACCCGTTCTGGGGCCTGGCGATCCTGTTCTCGCTGCTGTTCCTGATGTTCCAAGCGGTGTTCACCTGGGCCACCCCGGCCATGGACGGCATCGAGGCCGCCTTCGGCTGGCTGGGCGGTCTGGTGGGCCAGGTGGTGACCAACGATCTCGCCCGCAGCCTGATCGCCGACGGGGTCATAGCCGGGGTCGGCAGCGTGCTGGTCTTCCTGCCGCAGATCCTGATCCTGTTCCTGTTCATCCTCCTGCTGGAGGACTTCGGCTACATGGCGCGGGCGGCCTTCCTGATGGACCGGATCATGGGCGGTGCAGGACTGCACGGGCGGGCGTTCATCCCTCTGCTCTCCTCCTTCGCCTGCGCCATCCCCGGGATCATGTCGACGCGGGTGATCGATTCCAAGCACGACCGGCTGACCACCATACTGGTGGCCCCGCTGATGACCTGTTCGGCGCGGATCCCGGTCTACACCCTGATCATCGCCGCCTTCATCCCCAACACCCAGGTCTGGGGCTTCATGAGCCTGCAGGGCCTGGTGATGTTCAGCCTCTACGCCGCGGGCATCCTCAGCGCGCTCGCCGTCTCCTTCGTGACCCGCCGGCTGTTCTGGCGCGGGGCGGTGGAGCCGTTCCTGATGGAGCTGCCCACCTACAAGCTGCCCGACCCCGCCAACGTCCTGCGCAACCTATTCCTCCGCGCCCAGATCTTCATCGAGCGGGCCGGGCGCATCATCCTGCCGCTGATGATCCTAATCTGGGTGCTCTCGACCTTCCCCTACGCCCCGGCGGGCGCCCCGGGGCCTGCCATCGACTACAGCTTCGCCGGCATGATCGGCCACGCCATCCAGCCCCTGCTGGCCCCTATCGGCTTCAACTGGCAGATGTCGATCGCGCTCGTACCGGGCATGGCCGCCCGCGAGGTCGCCGTGGCCGCGCTCGGCACCGTCTATGCGGTGGGCGATGCGGAGAACAACACCGGGACCCTTGCCTCGACGCTCAGGGGCCACTGGTCGATGGCCACAGGCCTCTCGTTCCTGGCCTGGTACATCTTCGCCCCGCAATGCGCCGCGACCCTGGGCGTGGTGAAGCGCGAGACCAACAGCTGGCGTTGGCCGATCATCATGTTCGTCTACATGACCACGCTGGCCTATCTGGCGGCCTTCATCGTTTACCGGACGGCGGTCGCCCTGGGCGGGGGATGAAGCTTCACCGTAAACAACTTTTAGGGGAAATTAATTGCGCGCTTTAAGGGATCGCTAAATCTAAACGCCATAGCGTTTCCTGATCGGGGAGCGACAGGATGCAAGTAACCGCCCATAAGCGCCGCAAGGCCGCAGCCAAGCCGACCATCAAGCCGGCGAGCGACCATCTGCTTGAGCGTATTCGAGAAACCCTGCTGCTGTTCGGCGGCGAGGCCCACCGTCGCGACGTGATCGCCAACGTGGCGCGCGAGACCGGTTTCGACGTCAAGAACATCCCTCAGGACTTCGAGGCCGCGGTCATTCTCTCCTTCGAGGAGACCGTCCGCGATGAGGTCCGCCGCGCCGCGCACGGCTTCTATCTGAAGTTCGGCGAGGGCTCGCACCGCTGGAGCGTCAAGCTCCCGGAGACGGCGCACTAAAAGTTTCCGATTCTTCGACCGAGGCCGAAGCAACCTCAGCGACAAACGTTCGATCCTGGCGAGCCCAGCCAGGAGTCGCTGAATGACGAAGACGATAGTTGCGTGCGCCGCGGTCCTCGGCGCGCTGGCGGTCCCCGCGACCGCGGCGGAAACGATCCGACTGCCGGGCGCAGACCGCGAGCCCACCCTTGCGATCAGTCACGAACCCGGGCCCGGGCCCAGCGTGCTCTATGTGCACGGCGCGACCTTCCCCCAGGCCTTATCGATCGGGTACCGCCTGGCGGGCCGTTCCTGGATGGACGACCTGCGCGCCCGCGGCTTTGACGTATGGGCATTCGATCTCGCCGGCTACGGCGACTCGGACCGCCCCGCGGCCATGACCGGCGCCGCGCCCGTGGGCCGAATGGCGGAGGCCGTCAGCCAGATCGCCCGCGTCACGCGCTACATCCGCGCGACCTCGAAGAAGGATCGCGTCTCAATCCTCGCCCATTCCTGGGGAACCTTGCCGGCCGGCGCATTCGCCGCCGAACACCCCGATAGGATCGAGCGCCTGGTTCTCTTCGGTCCGCCCGCCCTGCGCAAAGCCGCCCCGCCGGCCGCCGAGCCAACCACGGGCGCATCGCTGGTCAGCGCTGAGGATCAATGGGCAAGCTTCCAGTCAGGCGTGCCCGCAGGCGAGCCGTCGCCCATCGACAGGGCCCTGTTCGTCCCCTGGGCCGAGGCGTATCTCGCCAGCGACGCCGCCAGCGCCACGCGCAGTCCGCCGGCCGTGCTCGTGCCGACAGGACCTCAGGCCGACTTGGCGGAGGTCTGGTCCGGCCGATTCCCGTACGATCCGGCCAAGGTCCGGGCCTCGACCCTCGTCGTCTACGGCGAGTGGGACCCCATCACGCGCGACGCCGATGCGGCCTGGCTGAAGGAGGCGTTGGTCAAGGCCGAAGGCGGGGTGCGGGTCGCCAAACTGCCCCGCGGCGCACACCGGATGCATCTCGAGGCGAACCGTCAGGTCCTCTTCGACGCAGTCGGCGCCTTTCTGACCGAGGACTAGACGCTACGCCTTGCCGCCCGACAGCGCGTCGGCGGCGCCCTGCAGGCGGCCCAGGAGCCGCTTCAATAGGGCCACCTCATCCGGCGACAGGCCGGCGATCAGCGCCGCCTCGTAGGCGAGCGCAAGCGGCGCCACCTCCGCATGCAGCTGCGCGCCCTGGGCGGTCAGGGCCAGGACATGGGATCGGCCGTCGGCGTGGTGGTCGCTGCGGGCGATCAGTCGCCGGATGCTCAGGCCCTGGGCGGCGCGGCTGACCGTCACCTTGTCCATGCCGGTGCGCGCGACGATGGCCCCCTGGGTCAGGCCGCCGTCCTCGGCCAGGACGCAGATCAGCCGCCACTGCGGGATGTTGAGCCCAAAACGGTCCTCATAGGCGCGCGCGATCAGCTGGCTGACGGCGTTGGAGGCCACCGAGAGCCGATACGGCAGATAGGCGTCCAGCTTCAGCTCGCCCGCGGGCGGGTCGGAAAGCTGGCGCTGCACGCTCATGACCCTTGGACCTCCTGCTCGATGGCGCCGAAGATGGTGTGACGGCGCGGATCGCGCATCTCAATCCGCACTCGGTCGCCGGGCTTGAGGAACGGCGTCTTGGGCGCGCCGTGTGCAAGGGTTTCGACGGTTCGCAACTCCGCGAGGCAGGAATAGCCGACGCCACCTTCGGCGACGGGTTTACCTGGGCCGCCGTCGGGACCTCGGTTCGACACCGTGCCGGAGCCGACGATGGTCCCGGCGCTGAGCGCCCGGGTCTTGGCGGCATGGGCGATCAGGGTCCCGAAGTCGAAGGTCATGTCGACCCCGGCGTCGGCCTCGCCGAGCGGCTTGCCGTTCAGTTCGACCTCCAGCGCGCCGTGCAGCTTGCCGTCCTTCCAGGCCTCGCCCAGCGCGTCGGGGGTCACGGCCACCGGCGAGAACGCCGAGGCCGGCTTCGACTGGAAGAAGCCGAAGTTCTTGGAAAGCTCGGCGGGGATCAGGTTGCGCAGGCTTACGTCGTTGACCAGCATGACCAGGCGGACGGCGGCCAGGGCCTCCTCGCGGCTGGCGCCCAGGGGCACGTCGCCGGTGACCACCGCCACCTCGCCCTCCAGGTCACAGCCCCAGGCCTCGTCGGCCAGCGGGATCGGATCGCGCGGCGCCAGGAAGTTGTCGGAGCCGCCCTGGTACATCAGCGGATCGGTCCAGAAGCTGTCGGGCATGTCGGCCGCGCGCGCCTTCCGCACCAGGGCCACATGGTTCACATAGGCCGAGCCGTCGGCCCACTGATAGGCGCGCGGCAGGGGGCTCTCGGCGTCCTTCTCGTGGAACCGGACCCTGGGGATCGAGCCGGTCTCCAGACCCTCGGCCAGGCCGCGCAGCAGGGGCTCGCAGCGTTCCCAGTCGTCGAGGGCGGCCTGCAGGGTCGGCGCGACATTGGTCGCCTCGACGCACCAGGCGAGATCGTTGGAAACCACCACGAGGCGGCCGTCACGACCCCACTTGAGCGATGCGAGCTTCATACTAGTTTTCCTCCCGGCGGACGGTGCGTGTCAGGCGCACGCCTTGTTCGTAGGCCTCTGGCAAATAGACCACGACCTCGACGCAGATGTCGCCGCCGGCCTCGTCGGCCCACAGGTAATTACGCTCGAAACAGACGTCGCGGCCGGCCGGGGTGTAGCCTTCATAGGTGTCGCCCCAGGGCGTGCAGGCGGCCATGTCGCGGCGGGGTAGCGAACAGGCGCGTTCCAGCTCCTCCTCAGCGGCTTCCGTCAGATCGGCCTTGAGATCGGCTTGCGCCATCGCCTAGCCCGCCTTCAAGCCGGCGTCCGCCAGCTGTTGACGTAGTCCGGGTTCTCCACCGTAGAGGCCGCCTCGCCCACGTCCAGGGGATCGCGGGTGTCGATCATCACGGCGTATTCGTCGGTGGCCGCCTTGGGCTGGCTCAGCATGTTCTTCAGCGCCTTCGGGTGCGGCCCGTGGGTGAAGCCGGAGGGATGGAATGTCATCATCCCGGCCTCGATGTGGTCGCGGCTGAAGAAGTCGCCGGCGTGGTAGAACAGCACCTCGTCGAAATCGTCGTTGTTGTGGAAGAACGGCACCTTCAGCGCGCCCGGATCGGTCTCGAAGGGCCTGGGCGCGAAGGTGCAGACCACGAACCGGTCGGACACGAATGTTGTGTGGACGCTGGGCGGCAGATGGTAGCGATGGCTCACCACCGGGCGGATATGGCGCACGTTCAGCCGCACCGGGGCCAGCTCCCCGTGCCAGCCCACCGCGTCCAGCGGATTGTACGGATAGGTGACCGTGGAGACCTCGCCGCGCTTCTTGACGGCCACCCGGGTCTCGCCGTCCTGCGCCTGGTGGGCCTTGAAGGCCTCGTTCAGCTCCGGGGTGTCCAGCATGGCCGGATCGAACAGGGCGTGGCCCCCCAGCAGACCCTTGTCGGGCAGGGTGAAGTGGCTGTTGGTCGCCTGGATCATCAGGATGGCCGTCGGTTCGGCTGGGCTCAGCCGCCACATGGTCCCGCGCGGCATGTAGAGATAGTCCCCGGCCTCATAGGAGATGTGGCCATAGTCGCAGAACAGGTCGCCGCGCCCCTGGTGGACGAACAGCAACTGGTCGCCGTCGGCGTTGCGGGCGAGGCCCGGCATGGCCTGCCCCAGCTTCCAGAAGCGCATCTCGGTGGCGGCGTTCTTCAGGATCACCGGGGCGTCCCAGGGCGAACCCTGCGCCTCGTTCAGCCGGGCTAGGTCGAAGGCGCGGGGACGCAGGGGCCCCTCGAAGTCGCTCCAGCCGGTGGGCGGGCGCGGATGGTGGATGAAGGCGGCCGGGCCGAAGAACCCTTCCTTGGATATCTCGCGCTCATAGGTGCCGGCGGGCATGTCGGCGTGAGCCTGGCGCGAATGGGCGCCTTGGGCGGCGCGGACGGGGATCCAGTTGCGGGCCATTCAGGGTTCGTCCTTGTAGATGCTGACCACGAGCGGCCGGTCGGCGGCCAGGCTGGCGCGGTACATGCCCGAGGTGTTGTAGCTCCAGGCCACCTGGCCGTCAGGCGCCACGGCGATGATCCCGCCGTCGCCGCCCAGGGCGGTGAGCTTATCCTGGATCACCAAATCGGCCGCGGCCTGCAGCGAAAGACCCTTGTGCTCGACCAGGGCGGCGATCTCGTGGGCCACGCCCAGGCGGATGAAGTACTCGCCGGTCCCGGTGGCCGAGACGGCGCAGGCGGCGTTGGACGCATAGGTCCCCGCCCCGATCACCGGTGAATCGCCCACCCGGCCCCACTGCTTGCCGGTGGTGCCGCCGGTCGACGTGCCCGCCGCCACATTGCCCGAGGTGTCGAGCGCGACCACGCCCACCGTGCCGTACTTGCCCTCGTCGTGGGCCAGGGCGTGGACCGGATCGGGCCGATGCTCGCCCACCGGCCGGGGCGGGACCGGCAGGTCGTGGGCCTTGGCGAAGTTCTCGAGGCTGCGCCAGCGGCGCTCGGTGAAGAAGTAGGACGGGTCGGCCTGCTCCACGCCGACGGCCTTGGAGAAGGCGTCGGCGCCGGCTCCGACCAGCAGGACATGGGAGGACCGCTCCATGACCGCGCGGGCCAGCGAGATCGGGTGGCGCGTGCGGGTGACGCCGGCCACCGCCCCGGCCGCCAGGGTGGCGCCGTCCATGATCGAGGCGTCCAGTTCGTTGGCGCCCCGGGCGGTGAACACCGCGCCGCGGCCGGCGTTGAACAGGGGGTCGTCCTCCAGCAGGCGGATGGCCGCCTCGACGGCGTCGAGCGCCGAACCGCCGGCTCGCAGGACCGCGCCCCCGGCCTCGGCGACGCGCCCGAGGGCGGCGCGATAGGCCGCTTCCTGCTCGGGCCTCAGATGCCGGCGCTCAATGACGCCCGCGCCGCCATGGACGGCGATGGCCCAGTTCGGCGTCGACAAGCCTCAGCCCTCCTTGGCGGGTAGGACCCCACGGCGGATTTGGTCCAGCTCGATGGACTCGAACAGCGCCTTGAAGTTGCCCTCGCCGAAGCCCTCGTTGCCCTTGCGCTGGATCATCTCGAAGAAGATCGGGCCGATCATGTTCTCGGTGAAGATCTGCAGCAGGATGCCCTGGCCCTCGGTGGGCGCGCCGTCCAGCAGGATCTTGTCGGCGCGCAGGCGGTTGACGTTCTCGCCGTGGCCGGGGACCCGGGCGTCGATGCCGTCGAAATAGGTGTCGATGGTGTCCTGGAACTTGACGCCCCGGTCGCGCATGGTCTCGACGGTCTCGAAGATATCGTCGGTCCCCAGCGCCACGTGCTGGATGCCCTCGCCGCCGTAGTCCTTGAGGAACTCCTCGATCTGGCTGTGGTCGTCCTGGCTCTCGTTCAGCGGGATGCGGATCTTGCCGCAAGGGCTGGTCATGGCCTTGGAGAACAGGCCGGTCTGCGAGCCCTCGATGTCGAAATAGCGGATCTCGCGGAAATTGAAGATCTTCTCGTAGAAGTCGGCCCACCTGGCCATGCCGCCGCGGACCACGTTGTGGGTCAGGTGGTCGAGATAGGTCAGGCCGACGCTATTCCTGGCCATCTGCTCGGCCGCGCCGTCGATGGGCAGGAAGTCGACGTCATAGATCTCCTGGGCCCCATAGCGGTCGACCAGGTAGAGGTTCGAGCCGCCGATCCCCTCAATGGCCGGGATGTTCAGCTCCATGGCGCCGACTGGGCCCTGCACCGCCTTGGCGCCGCGCTCGACCGCGAGCTTGAGCGCCTTTGCCGCGTCCTTGACGCGAAAGGCCATGGCGTTGGCCGAGGGGCCGTGGACCTCCCGGAACGCCGCAGCCTGGCCCGACGGCTCCATGTTGAGGATGAAGTTGATGTCGCCCTGGCGGAAGCGCAGTACGTTCTTCGAGCGGTGCTTGGACACCGCCGTGAAACCCATCATCTCGAACAGGCCCTTCAGCCGTTCGGGCTCGGGAGAGGTGAACTCCACGAACTCGAAGCCGTCGGTGCCGAGCGGATTCTCGAACAGGTCGCCCGCCTTGGCGACGTCGGACTTCACATGGGTGGTCATCGCGGGTCTCCCGAGAGATAGTATCAAGTGAAACTAGGTGCCTGAAGCCGAGGTAGGAGACAAGCCCTCCCTCGGCTGGTAGCTAACGTTTGAACGCTCCCAACGGATCGACATGCTTCGCAAAACCTACGACTGGGTCATGGGCCTGGCCGCCTCGCGCCACGCCCCGGCCAGCCTGGCGGCCGTTTCGTTCGCCGAGAGCTCCTTCTTCCCCATCCCGCCCGACGTGATGTTGGCGCCCATGGTGCTGGCCCGGCCCGATCGCGCCTACGTCTACGCCACGATCTGCACCGCGGCCTCGGTCGTGGGCGGGATGTTCGGCTACATGATCGGCCATTTCCTGGGCCCGGTGGGCGAGTGGCTGCTGATGATCACCGGCAATTCCGGAGGCCAGGCCGCCTTCGAGGCCTGGTTCGCGGAGTGGGGCCTTTGGGTGATCCTGATCAAGGGCCTGACCCCGATCCCCTACAAGCTGGTGACGATCTCGGCCGGCCTGGCCGAGTTCTCGTTCTTCACCTTCGTCTGGGCCTCCGTCGTGACGCGGGGTGCGCGGTTCTTCCTGGCCGCCACTCTGATCAAGTATTTCGGCCCCGCGGTGCGCGAGGAGGTGGAGAAGCGGCTGACCCTCTACACCGTGATCGGCCTGGTCGTGCTGGTGGGCGGATTCATCGCGCTCAAGCTTCTCTAGAGCCGGGCGGCGTTTTAGGATCATATCGGCGGCGATGAGCGGTCTCATAACCCCCTTCCTTGAGCGCTGGCGCCTGACGGCGTTCGCTTCGTCGCTGTTGATGCTGGCCATCGCCCACGCCTTCGAGACCTTCGGCGGCCTCGCCCCCTGCACCCTCTGCCTGCGCGCCCGCGAGGTCTATTGGGTCGCCGCGACCGTGGCTCTTGTGGGCATGCTGGTGGTCCGGATGCGGGACGGCGGCCGCTTCAAGGTCGCCTTCAACGCCCTGCTGGCCCTGGTTTTCGCCGCAGGGGTGGGGCTGGCGGTCTATCACGCCGGGGCGGAGTGGAAGTTCTGGCCGGGCCCGACCGCCTGCGCCAGCACGGGCGGTTCGGTGAGCGCCGGCGACATGGCCGCCCTGCTGAACGGCGCCAAGATCAAGCCGCCGGCCTGCGACGAGGCGGCCTGGGTGTTCCTGGGCCTGTCCATGGCCGGCTGGAACGCCCTGGTCTCCCTGAAGCTGACCGTCCTCAGCCTGCTGGCCGTCCGCCACGAACGGAGCAGGCGAT
This genomic stretch from Phenylobacterium sp. LH3H17 harbors:
- a CDS encoding homogentisate 1,2-dioxygenase; translation: MARNWIPVRAAQGAHSRQAHADMPAGTYEREISKEGFFGPAAFIHHPRPPTGWSDFEGPLRPRAFDLARLNEAQGSPWDAPVILKNAATEMRFWKLGQAMPGLARNADGDQLLFVHQGRGDLFCDYGHISYEAGDYLYMPRGTMWRLSPAEPTAILMIQATNSHFTLPDKGLLGGHALFDPAMLDTPELNEAFKAHQAQDGETRVAVKKRGEVSTVTYPYNPLDAVGWHGELAPVRLNVRHIRPVVSHRYHLPPSVHTTFVSDRFVVCTFAPRPFETDPGALKVPFFHNNDDFDEVLFYHAGDFFSRDHIEAGMMTFHPSGFTHGPHPKALKNMLSQPKAATDEYAVMIDTRDPLDVGEAASTVENPDYVNSWRTPA
- a CDS encoding fumarylacetoacetate hydrolase family protein is translated as MKLASLKWGRDGRLVVVSNDLAWCVEATNVAPTLQAALDDWERCEPLLRGLAEGLETGSIPRVRFHEKDAESPLPRAYQWADGSAYVNHVALVRKARAADMPDSFWTDPLMYQGGSDNFLAPRDPIPLADEAWGCDLEGEVAVVTGDVPLGASREEALAAVRLVMLVNDVSLRNLIPAELSKNFGFFQSKPASAFSPVAVTPDALGEAWKDGKLHGALEVELNGKPLGEADAGVDMTFDFGTLIAHAAKTRALSAGTIVGSGTVSNRGPDGGPGKPVAEGGVGYSCLAELRTVETLAHGAPKTPFLKPGDRVRIEMRDPRRHTIFGAIEQEVQGS
- a CDS encoding isoaspartyl peptidase/L-asparaginase family protein, with product MSTPNWAIAVHGGAGVIERRHLRPEQEAAYRAALGRVAEAGGAVLRAGGSALDAVEAAIRLLEDDPLFNAGRGAVFTARGANELDASIMDGATLAAGAVAGVTRTRHPISLARAVMERSSHVLLVGAGADAFSKAVGVEQADPSYFFTERRWRSLENFAKAHDLPVPPRPVGEHRPDPVHALAHDEGKYGTVGVVALDTSGNVAAGTSTGGTTGKQWGRVGDSPVIGAGTYASNAACAVSATGTGEYFIRLGVAHEIAALVEHKGLSLQAAADLVIQDKLTALGGDGGIIAVAPDGQVAWSYNTSGMYRASLAADRPLVVSIYKDEP
- the hppD gene encoding 4-hydroxyphenylpyruvate dioxygenase, whose translation is MTTHVKSDVAKAGDLFENPLGTDGFEFVEFTSPEPERLKGLFEMMGFTAVSKHRSKNVLRFRQGDINFILNMEPSGQAAAFREVHGPSANAMAFRVKDAAKALKLAVERGAKAVQGPVGAMELNIPAIEGIGGSNLYLVDRYGAQEIYDVDFLPIDGAAEQMARNSVGLTYLDHLTHNVVRGGMARWADFYEKIFNFREIRYFDIEGSQTGLFSKAMTSPCGKIRIPLNESQDDHSQIEEFLKDYGGEGIQHVALGTDDIFETVETMRDRGVKFQDTIDTYFDGIDARVPGHGENVNRLRADKILLDGAPTEGQGILLQIFTENMIGPIFFEMIQRKGNEGFGEGNFKALFESIELDQIRRGVLPAKEG
- a CDS encoding disulfide bond formation protein B codes for the protein MSGLITPFLERWRLTAFASSLLMLAIAHAFETFGGLAPCTLCLRAREVYWVAATVALVGMLVVRMRDGGRFKVAFNALLALVFAAGVGLAVYHAGAEWKFWPGPTACASTGGSVSAGDMAALLNGAKIKPPACDEAAWVFLGLSMAGWNALVSLKLTVLSLLAVRHERSRR
- a CDS encoding YqaA family protein; translated protein: MLRKTYDWVMGLAASRHAPASLAAVSFAESSFFPIPPDVMLAPMVLARPDRAYVYATICTAASVVGGMFGYMIGHFLGPVGEWLLMITGNSGGQAAFEAWFAEWGLWVILIKGLTPIPYKLVTISAGLAEFSFFTFVWASVVTRGARFFLAATLIKYFGPAVREEVEKRLTLYTVIGLVVLVGGFIALKLL